The segment TCACGCGCCAGCTCTTCGCTCACGCCATCCATTTCGTACAGCATCTTGCCCGGCTGAATTTCAGCCACGTAGTATTCCGGGTTGCCCTTACCGTTACCCATACGAACTTCGGCAGGCTTCTTCGAGATCGGCTTGTCCGGGAAAATCCGGATCCAGATGCGGCCGCCACGCTTGATGTGACGGGTCATCGCACGACGTGCCGACTCGATCTGACGAGCGGTCAGGCGACCACGGCCCATTGCCTTCAGGCCGAATTCGCCGAAAGACACGGCGTTACCACGGGTAGCCTTACCCGTGTTGCGGCCCTTCTGCTCCTTGCGATACTTCCTACGCTTCGGTTGCAGCATTGTTATTCTCCACTCTTCGCATCTGCGCCAGGCGCAGCACGACGACCAGCACCGGCACCACCGCGGCGGTTGCCAGCCGGACGGCCTTCACCTTCGCGGCGACGGCCTTCCGGACGACCCGGGCGACGACGACGGTCTTCTTGCGGCTCTTCAACCACGGGCGCATCGTTGCGGCCCAGGTGATCACCCTTGTAGACCCACACCTTGACACCGATGATGCCGTAGGTGGTTTCGGCTTCGGAGAAGCCGTAGTCGATGTCGGCGCGCAGGGTGTGCAGGGGCACACGGCCTTCGCGGTACCACTCGGTACGTGCGATTTCGATACCGTTCAGACGACCCGAGCTCATGATCTTGATGCCTTGGGCACCCAGACGCATCGCGTTCTGCATCGCGCGCTTCATGGCGCGACGGAACATGATGCGGCGCTCGAGCTGCTGCGTGATCGAATCGGCGATCAGCTGCGCATCGGTTTCCGGCTTGCGGATTTCCTCGATGTTCACGTGCACGGGCACACCCATGCGACGTTGCAGCTCGGCCTTCAGCAGTTCGATGTCCTCACCCTTCTTGCCGATCACCACGCCCGGACGCGAGCTGTAAATGGTGATACGTGCATTACGGGCAGGACGCTCGATCACGACGCGGCCAACCGATGCGTTCTTGAGCTTCTTCTTCAGGAACTCGCGAACTTCGATGTCTTCTTTCAGCATGCCGGCGAACTTCGTGTTGTTGGCGTACCAACGCGAAGCCCAGTTACGGCTGACGGCCAGACGGAAGCCAGTCGGATGAATCTTCTGTCCCATCGTGACTCCTTAGTTGCCGAGCGTCACAGTGATGTGACAGGTTTGTTTCTCGATGCGGTTGCCGCGGCCCTTCGCCCGTGCGGTGAAGCGCTTGAGCGAGGTTGCCTTGTCGACGAAGATCGATTTGACCTTCAGCTCGTCGATGTCGGCGCCTTCGTTGTGCTCAGCGTTGGCGATGGCCGATTCGACCACCTTCTTCACGATCCCGGCGGCCTTCTTCGGGCTGAAAGCCAGGATGTTGAGCGCACGCTCGATCGGCAGACCACGGATCTGGTCAGCGACCAGACGCGTCTTCTGGGCGGAGATGCGGGCACCGCGATGAATCGCTTTCACTTCCATGATGGCACCTTACCTCTTCGCTTTCTTGTCAGCCGCGTGGCCCTTGAACGTGCGAGTGATCGCAAATTCGCCGAGCTTGTGGCCAACCATGTTTTCCGTCACGTACACCGGCACGTGTTGACGGCCGTTGTGCACGGCGATCGTCAGGCCGATGAAGTCCGGCAGAATGGTCGAACGACGCGACCATGTCTTGATGGGCTTCTTGTCCTTGCCGCCAACGGCCGCTTCCACCTTCTTCAGCAGGTGGCCGTCGCAGAACGGACCCTTTTTTGCGGAACGAGTCATATCTTTAGCTCCTACCTACCGATTAGCGCTTGTGGCGGCGCTGGACGATCATGCTGTCCGTGCGCTTGTTGCTGCGGGTACGGTAACCCTTAGCAGGGGTACCCCACGGCGACACAGGATCGCGACCAGCAGCAGTCTTGCCTTCACCACCACCATGCGGGTGGTCGACCGGGTTCATCACCACGCCGCGAACGGTCGGGCGAATACCGCGCCAGCGAGTTGCACCGGCCTTGCCGATGACGCGCAGGCTGTGCTCTTCGTTGCCCACTTCACCGATGGTGGCGCGGCATTCGATATGCACGCGACGCACTTCACCGGAGCGCAGACGAACCTGAGCGTACAGGCCTTCGCGGGCCAGCAGCACGGCGGAACCACCAGCAGCACGCGCAACTTGCGCGCCCTTGCCAGGCAGGATTTCCACGTTGTTGATCGTGGTACCAACCGGGATGTTGCGGATCGGCAGGTTGTTACCAGCCTTGATCGGCGCTTCCGAGCCGTTCATCAGGGCTTGGCCGGCCACCATGCCCTTCGTGGCGATGATGTAGCGGCGCTCGCCGTCGGCGAACAGCACCAGCGCGATGTTCGCGCTGCGGTTCGGATCGTATTCCAGGCGCTCGACCTTGGCGGCGATGCCGTCCTTGTCGTTGCGCTTGAAGTCGACCACGCGGTAGTGGTGCTTATGACCACCGCCCTTGTGGCGGGTGGTGATATGACCATTGTTGTTACGACCCGACTTCTGGAATTGCTTTTCCAGCAGCGGAGCGTGCGGGGCGCCCTTGTGAAGGTCCTTGTTGACCACCTTCACCATCGAGCGACGACCCGGGGAAGTCGGCTTGGTCTTGACGAGTGCCATGATTACTTGGCCTCCGCTTCAAAATTGATTTCCTGACCCGGCTTCAGCGACACGTAAGCTTTCTTCACGTGGTTGCGACGGCCCATGAAGCGGCCAAAGCGCTTTTGCTTGCCCTTCTGGTTCAGGATCTGAACGGACTGCACCTCGACCTTGAACAGCAGTTCGACTGCGGCCTTCACTTCTGCCTTGTTGGCATCGCGAGCCACTTCGAACACGACTTGTTCATTCTTGTCGGCTACCAGGGTTGCCTTTTCGGAAACCACCGGCGCGAGCAGCACCTGCATCAAACGATGATCGTTCTTGGCTACTTGCGTCATTTCAGCAACTCCTCGATCTGCGCGACAGCCGCCTTCGTCACCAGCACCTTCTTGTAGTGCACGAGCGACAGCGGATCAGCATGACGCGGCTCCACGACTGCCACGTTCGGCAGGTTGCGCGAAGCCAGGTAGAGGTTCTCGTCGAGGTTGTCGGTGATGATCAGCACCGAGTCCAGGCCCATGGCCTTGAACTTGTCGGCCAAGAGCTTGGTCTTGGGCGCGTCGACAGCGAAACCGTCCACCACGTTGATACGACCTTCACGTGCGAGCTGCGAGTAAATCGAGCGCATACCAGCACGGAACATCTTCTTGTTGACCTTCTGGCTGAAGTTCTCTTCCGGCGAATTCGGGAAGATACGGCCACCGCCACGCCACAGGGGCGAGGACGACATACCGGCACGAGCACGGCCCGTACCCTTCTGGCGCCACGGCTTCTTGGTCGTGTGCTTGACCTCTTCACGATCCTTCTGCTTACGGTTACCGCTACGCGCGTTGGCCTGGTAAGCGACGACGATCTGGTGAACGAGGGCTTCGTTGTAGTCACGGCCGAACACTTCGGCAGACGCGGCAACGCCGGCGCCGATTTGACCGTTGTCCTGGAGGAGCTTGAGTTCCATTACATGCGCTCCTTAAGCTTTGGCCTTGACGGCCGGGGTCACGATGACCTTGCCGCCCTTGGAACCGGGGATGGCGCCCTTGACCAGCAGCAGCTTGCGCTCTGCGTCGATCTTGGCGATCTCGAGGTTTTGCACGGTGCGGGTAGCGTCACCCAGGTGACCCGTCATGCGCTTGCCCGGGAACACGCGGCCCGGATCCTGTGCCATACCGATGGAACCCGGAACGTTGTGCGAACGCGAGTTACCGTGGGTGGCACGACCCGATGCGAAGTGGTGGCGCTTGATGGTACCGGCGTAGCCCTTACCGATGCTCACGCCCTGCACGTCGATCTTCTGGCCAACCTGGAACAGGTCGACGGAGAGCGAGCTGCCAGCTTGCAGCTCGGCAGCCTTGGCTGCATCGATGCGGAATTCTTTGATGACTTCGCCAGCTTCCACACCGGCTTTGGCGAGGTGACCCGCCAGCGGCTTGGTAACGCGGCTTGCGCGTCGGCTGCCAAAGGTGACTTGAACGGCGGTGTAACCGTCGGTCTCGTCCGTCTTGATTTGCGTCACGCGGTTGTCGCCGACCTCGACCACGGTAACGGGAATCGAATCACCGTCGTCCGTGAAAATACGGGTCATGCCAACCTTGCGACCTACAAGGCCAAGGCTCATGGTTTGCTCCATTCCCAGCTGCGATTGGCCGGGGCTGATTGATACACGAAAACTGTGTGAGTGCGGGTTGCGCGAAAGAAATTGCGCACGACCAAAACGGTCCCCGCTACCCGGAGAAACGGGTAGCCTTACACTATAACGCAGGAGCTTGGAAAGGGCAAGTTCAATTGCCGAATCCCGCGCAGGACCACGTCTGTAGCGGCAGAATTCGGCGAAATTGCGGCGTAAAGCCAACTCGTGGCGGCGCGATGGCCGCCGAAGTGTGCATTTCAGGCGGCCACGCGGACGAAATCGCCCCCGTAGAACACCAGCGGATCACCATCGGAGGCTGCAAAATCCTCTACCGCACCGACGATCAGCAGGTGATCGCCGAGCGGGTCGGCGCGCTCGACACGGCACGAAAGCGTCGCGAGCGCCTCGTCAAGATATGGCACGCCACGCGGACAGCGCCAGTGCGGCACACCGGCGAACTTGTCGGGCTGGGGTCTGGCGAATCGACGCGCCAGTTCGTCGTGCCCGGCCCGGAGGATGCTCACGCCGAACGCCTCTCCTGACTGAAACAGTGCCGCATTGGGCGAATGGCGCGCCAGGCTCCAAACGATCAGCGGCGGATCCAGCGACAGCGAGGCGAACGAGTTCACGGTCAGCCCCACCGGCCGGCCTTGTGGGGCGCACGCACCAATGATCGCCACGCCCGTCGCGAACCGTCCGCAGACCCTTCGCAGGGCGCGGGGATCGGGCGCGCCCGCCGGCGTGCTTGCGACTATCTTGGTCGAGTCCATGTCACGCTGCCTTGGCCAGTTGCTGGTCGATCAACTGCTGACATGCCAACGGATCGGACCACCACGGGAAGAAATCCGGTGGATTGTCGAATCCGTTGGCAATGCGCGCGGCCAAAGCCGGCGACTGGCCCGCGGCGCCCAAGAGGCCGAGGATATGAGGCGGCGGCGGGGTCAGCAGCGAGTTGGTCCAGTTGACCACATCGCCCGCATACGCCCAGTACCGCTCGAACGTCTGGTTCATCCAGTCCGCGTCATAGGGAAGGCCGTCCCGCGCGAGGATGGCATCCAGATAGACCTTGCAGCACTTGGCGGCGTTATTCGAACCCTGACCAGTGATGGGATCGTTGACGACCACGGCGTCGGCCATGCCGAACACCAGTCGACCGGAAGGCAAGGTCAGTACCGGCTTGCGCACCGTCGGCGCGAAGCGGCCCGACAGGATGCCGTTGGCATCGGTCAGCGCCACGCGATCGCAACGCTCGGCCTCCCAGGGCAGATAGGTACGCAGGATGCGCAGGCTCTCCTCGAGGTGTGCTTCCGGCGTGCGCGCTTCGGACCAGCGGTCCATGTCGCCGCCCGGTACCCCTTCGAACACCATGATCTCGCATGGCCCGGATAGCGTAAGTGCTGGGAACACGAAGTACTCCCCTACCCCCGGGATGAGGTTGAAGCAAACCCGCGAGAAGGGTGTGCGCGGCAACATGCCGGTGACGTACGTCAGCGCCAGCGCGCGTTGTGGCGCGCTGAAAGGGCTGCGTGCGGCGTCGCGCTCGAAGCGGCTGACGATCTCCCCCTTGCCGGCGGCCAGCAGCACCAGGTCGTGGTCGAGCGTCAGGGCTTCCAACTCATTCAGCCCAACATCGACAATGCGCAGATCGCCGCCGCGTTCGACAAAGGCATCCATCCACGCCGGCATCTTCAGGCGCTGGTCCACTGCCTGCGCCACGCGGTCCAGCGGGGCCGCCCAGTCGATCAGCTTCTCGCCGCGCCGTTCCGGATGGGGAATGGCCAGGCCGATACCTTCCACGGGCGGGCACGCTTCCTCCCACCAGTTGAGATCGAGATCGCGCTCGGTCTGCAGCGCGCGGTCGAACATGCATTGGCTGGACATCACCTTGCCCGCGCGAATCTGGTCCGCGGTGCGATTAGACAGCAATGTCACCCGATAGCCTCTGGCCTGCAGCCCCAGGGCCATCTGTAATCCGGACTGGCCGGCACCGACGATGGCAATACGTTGGCTCATGGTTGTCTCCGTGATCTGTTTTCGGAAGGCGATTCAGCCAGCCAGCTTGCCGATGGCCGGGACGTTCTGTTCAGGGCCCATGGCGGCGTATCCGCCATCCACCGCGTAGTCCGCTCCGGTGACGAAGCTGGCGTGATCCGAGCAGAGAAACAGGACCACCTGTGCGACCTCGTCCGGCTCGCCAACGCGGCCGAGCATGTGGAAGGGCGCGGCCACGGCATCGGTGCGCGCGCGGTTGCCACCGCTGACTTCGTCCATCAGCCGGCACCAGGTCCATCCCGGTGAGACGGCATTGACGCGGATGCGGTCCGGCGCGAGGTCCATCGCCATGCTGCGCGTCAGTTGCGCCATGGCGGCCTTGGATACTGGATAGAGCCAGCGCCCGGTCTGCGCGACCCGCGCCGAGATGCTGGTGAAATTGACGATGGCACCGCCGCCACGCGTGCGCATGTGCGGGTGCACGGCCTGCGCCAGCATGACGCCGGACACCACGTTCACATCGAGTGCCGCCAGCCAGTCAGCGCGGGAAGAGCGAAAGCCATCATCCAGATAGGTGCAGGCCAGGTTGACCAGAAAATCCACGCCGCCGAATCGGCTGACCACCTGCGCCACCGCGCTGCGGACCTGATCGTCCTGGGTGATGTCGGTGGGCACGAACATGGCCATCGGTCCCAACAACGCCGCCACGCGCTCGCCGCCGGCGGCGTCGATATCGAGAATCGCCACGCGGGTGCCCGCTTCGGCAAATGCGCGGGCAACCCCCGCGCCGATCAGTGTGGCGCCGCCTGTGACGATGGCTACCTTGTCCTGCAAGCCTTGCATGATGGTGTCTCCTCGGTTGATGTGCGGGGCGGCCTCTGACGTGCCGTCCCCGCGTTCCGCCCGTTCCGCAACGTGGGCCGGGGGCGTTACTTGCCTTCGCTCTCGCTCCAGCGCGCCATCAGCGTGTTGGATGGCAGGGTTTCGTCCAGCAGCTTGCGTGCCGTCTCGACTCCGGCCACGGGTAGCCCCTTGGGATCGAGCAGGCCGACCTGTACCAGCACGCTGGCCTGGTCCCAGTAGATATGCTCGTGATAGAGCTTGTCGCCACGGAACTTGATGATGGCGATCAGCGGGATCTCTACGCGCTTGCCGGTTGGAGGCACGCCGGGGAGCATCCAGTCGATCTCGCAGGTGTGGGTAAAGCAGAAGAGGATCTCGTCCACTACCTGGCTGGCGCCGATCGTGCGGGACAGCGGAATCAGCGTGGTGTCGGGCGGATTGCTGTGGACGAAGTGGTGCTGGTAGAAGCGCTTGAGCTGCCGGTAGCCCACGCCACCGGTCATCGTCGGGATGTGGTTGACGTATGGCTCGGCCACCATCGTCGCCATCGTGGCATCGACATCGCGCGTGGCGAATTCGTACTCGCAATGCTTATCCCACAGCGCGGAGAAATCGTAGTGCGGGCCCATCTCGGCGCGGAACGCCGCGATCGAACGCTGGTGCGCCATCAGGGCCGAGGCCTTGTCGAAGTGCTCGCCGCCGGTGCGCGCGAACGCGTGATCCATCCCCGGATAGACGTACAGTTCGACACCGGGTTGGCCGGACAGCGCTTCGCGGATGCTCGCCTGCGCCTCGGGCGGGCAGAAGCCATCGCGCTCGGCGACATGCAGTACCAGCCGGCCACGGATGTTTCTGGCCTCGCCAAGCGCGCGCTCGATACCAACCCCGTAGTAGCCGACGGCACAGGCTACGTCCGGCAGTCGGCACGCCGCCAGATAGGCCAGCTTGCCGCCGAGGCAGAAGCCGAGCACACCGGTCTGGCCAGCGCATTCGGGGCGTTGGCGTAGCGTGGCGAGAGCGGCGCCGACGTCCTGCACGCCCTTATCTTCGTCAAATTGCTGGTACAAGCCGAGTGCACGCTGGAAGTCCGCCCCACGGTCGGATAGCTCGATCCCGTGCTCGATGCGCCAGAACAGATCCGGCACCAGCACGGTATAGCCTTCCTCGGCATAGTAGTCGGCCACCTGCCGCATGGTGGCATTGACGCCGAAGATCTCCTGGCACAGCACGATGCCAGGGCCCTTGCCTCCTGCCGGAGTGGCGAGATAGCCACTGAAGTTGCCGTCCTGGGTCTGGATCTGGATAGTCTGGCCCATGCCTTTTGCTCCTGTATGTTTTGTGGGTATGGCCGCCGTGCGTGCCCCGCCGTTGCCTTCATGATCGGAGACCCGCACCGCAGCAAACTAGCCACCTAGTGCAGCGGCTATCCGATTAGTGCAGGAAAGTGTGTCCCCGTTCAAGGGGGACGTTGGGGCCGGGGACGAATCCGCTATAGTGGTGCGCAGCGAATCAGCCGCTGCGCACTGTGCCAGCCGGCTGACAACAGCCGGAATCACGCGGCGCGCACGTTCGGTCAAGGTGGCGATCCACCGGCAGAAGCGGCAGCGCCCGGGCCGGCCCCGCCAGGAGCGAGACATGCCGCAGATGCCCCCCACTGCCCCGGCCATGGTGCCGCTGGCAGGTGCCCTGCTTCACGACACCGGCCGTCTGGTGTTCGATTCGGACGACCTCGACACCACGCGTGCACGGGTTGCGTCGGTCTTCAAGCCCCATCGACTCACCCTGCATGGCAATGCTCTGCGTGCGCGAATGCATCACGTGCCCGTGGGGGCAGTGTCCTTCAACCGGCTCAGTTACGGCGGAGACGTGACAATCGACCCAGGCCCGCTCGGCGATTTCTTGCTGATACAGATGCCGATGGCTGGCCAGGCGGATATTCACTGCGGCGGGCAGCACGTTGTCTCGGATTCGGAATGCGCCTCGGTGCTGACGCCGAGCGAACCCCTGCGGATGCGATGGAGCGCCGACAACGACCAACTCATCGTACGCATCGAACGCAGCGCGCTGGAACGCGTTTGCGCGGCATATCTGGGCCGGCGACCGAACCAGCCGCTGCGCTTCCAGCTCGGCATGGCCTGGCGCAACACGGGGTGGCAGTCGCTCGTCCAGTATCTTGCCGACACCTTGAACCACGCGCCGCAAACCGCGAGCCACCCGCTAACTGCCTGCCAGCTCGAGCAGTTGGCAATCGGCACATTGCTGACGTTCCAGCCGCACAGCCTGTCCGACGTGTTACGCGAACACGGCAAGCCGCTGGCGCCAAGGCACGTGAAGGTTGTCGAGGAATACATCCATGCCCACGCCGATGCAGCGGTGACGCCCGCGCTGCTCGCCGAGATGGCGGGGGTCAGTCTGCGCAGCCTGTATGCGGGATTCCGCGAGCATCGGGGCCTGAGCCCGATGACCTATCTGCGCACGGTCCGCCTGGAACGGGTGAGGCAGGATCTGCTCAATGACGCATCGCTGTCTTCGGTAACGGCCGCCGCGTTGCGCTGGGGCTTTGCTCACCTGGGGCGATTCAGCGTCGAATACCGGCGTGCGTTTGGGGAGTGCCCGGGAGAGACCTTGCGACGACGCGGTCGGGGCTGAGCCAGGCAAGAAACCGGGTCACCACAAAACAAAAACGGCGAACCGAAGTTCGCCGTTTTGCTGCAACAGGCCGCCGATGCGGCCCGAAACATATTTACACCTTGATCTCGACGTCCACGCCTGCCGGCAGGTCGAGCTTCATCAGCGCGTCGACGGTCTTATCGGTCGGGTCGACGATGTCCATCAGGCGCTGGTGAGTGCGGATCTCGAACTGATCGCGGCTGGTCTTGTTGACGTGCGGCGAACGCAGGATGTCGAAGCGCTGGATACGGGTCGGCAGGGGCACGGGACCCTTGACGATAGCACCGGTACGCTTGGCGGTATCCACGATTTCGGCTGCCGACTGGTCGATCAGGCGATAGTCGAAAGCCTTCAGGCGGATACGGATCTTCTGGTTCTGCATGATTGTTCCTTAAAAGAGCGATGGGCTAGTGGCCCGGATAAAAGGGGACATGCCCGCGGGCATGTCCCAGGAAGATTGCTTAGTCGAGGATCTTTGCCACAACGCCGGCGCCGACGGTACGGCCACCTTCGCGGATAGCGAAGCGCAGACCTTCTTCCATGGCGATCGGGGCGATCAGCTTGACGGTGATCGACACGTTGTCACCCGGCATCACCATTTCCTTGTCCTGCGGCAGCTCGATCGAGCCGGTCACGTCGGTCGTACGGAAATAGAACTGCGGGCGGTAGTTGTTGAAGAACGGCGTGTGACGACCACCTTCGTCCTTCGACAGAATGTACACCTCACCCGTGAAGTGCGTGTGCGGCTTGATCGAGCCCGGCTTGCACAGAACTTGACCACGCTCCACGTCTTCGCGCTTCGTGCCGCGCAGCAGCAGACCAACGTTGTCACCAGCCTGGCCTTGATCCAGCAGCTTGCGGAACATTTCCACGCCCGTGCAAGTCGTCTTCACCGTCGGGCGGATACCCACGATTTCGATTTCTTCACCGACCTTGATCACGCCACGCTCGATACGACCGGTCACCACGGTACCGCGGCCCGAGATCGAGAACACGTCTTCCACCGGCATCAGGAACGTACCGTCCACAGCGCGCTCCGGCGTCGGGATGTACGTGTCCAGCGCGTCGGCCAGGTTCATGATCGCCACTTCACCCAGTTCGCCCTTGTCGCCTTCCAGCGCCAGCTTGGCCGAACCCTTGATGATCGGCGTGTCGTCGCCCGGGAATTCGTACTTCGACAGCAGCTCGCGCACTTCCATTTCCACCAGCTCGAGCAGCTCGGCGTCGTCCACCATGTCGCACTTGTTCAGGAACACGATGATGTACGGCACGCCAACCTGACGGGCCAGCAGGATGTGCTCACGCGTCTGCGGCATCGGGCCGTCAGCGGCCGAGCACACCAGAATCGCGCCGTCCATCTGCGCAGCGCCCGTGATCATGTTCTTCACATAGTCAGCGTGGCCCGGGCAGTCAACGTGGGCGTAGTGACGGTTGGCCGTCTCGTATTCCACGTGCGCGGTGTTGATCGTGATGCCGCGTGCCTTCTCTTCCGGCGCTGCGTCGATTTCGTCGTACTTCTTGGCTGCGCCACCGAACTTGGCTGCCAGCACCGTGGCAATCGCTGCCGTCAGCGTCGTCTTGCCGTGGTCAACGTGACCAATCGTACCTACGTTCACGTGCGGCTTGGTCCGCTCGAACTTTTCCTTTGCCATGTTTCAGCTCCTAATGGAATACAGTCTGATTCGATTCTTTACACCGCCACGCAGATCATGCGTGGCGGTACAGCGTTTTATTGCTTGCCCTTGGCCGTCATCACAGCTTCGGCGATGTTCTTCGGTGCCTCAGCGTAGTGCTTGAATTCCATGGTGTACGTGGCGCGGCCTTGCGTGGCCGAACGCAGCGCGGTCGAGTAACCGAACATTTCCGACAGCGGGACTTCGGCCTTGATGATCTTGCCGCCGCCCACCATGTCGTCCATGCCCTGCACGATGCCGCGGCGGGACGACAAGTCGCCCATCACGGTACCCGTGTAGTCTTCCGGCGTTTCCACTTCCACGGCCATCATCGGCTCGAGCAGAACCGGGCTGGCCTTGCGCATGGCTTCCTTGAAAGCCATCGAGCCGGCCATGCGGAACGCGTTTTCGTTCGAGTCCACATCGTGGTACGAACCGAACGTCAGCGTGACCTTCACGTCCACCACCGGGAAGCCAGCCAGGATACCGGCCGGCAGCGTGTCGACGATACCCTTCTCGACCGCCGGGATGTATTCGCGAGGAATCACACCGCCCTTGATGGCGTCGATGAATTCGAAGCCCTTGCCCGGCTCTTGCGGTTCCAGCGTGATCACGGCGTGACCGTACTGGCCGCGGCCGCCCGACTGCTTGACGAACTTGCCTTCGACGTCCTCGGCCTTCTTGCGAATGGTTTCGCGGTAGGCAACCTGCGGCGCGCCGATGTTGGCTTCCACGCCGAATTCGCGCTTCATGCGGTCGACCAGAATTTCGAGGTGGAGCTCGCCCATGCCCGAAATGATGGTCTGGCCCGATTCTTCATCGGTACGCACGCGGAACGACGGATCTTCAGCGGCCAGGCGGTTCAGGGCGATGCCCATCTTTTCCTGGTCAGCCTTGGTCTTCGGCTCGACAGCCTGCGAGATCACCGGCTCCGGGAACACCATGCGCTCGAGCACGATCGGGGCAGCGGGGTCGCACAGCGTGTCACCCGTGGTGGCGTCCTTCAGGCCCACCGCGGCGGCGATGTCACCGGCCAGCACTTCCTTGATTTCTTCGCGCTGGTTGGCGTGCATCTGCAGAATACGGCCCAGACGCTCCTTCTTCTGCTTCACCGGGTTGTACACGGTGTCGCCCGAATTGATCTTGCCCGAGTACACGCGGAAGAAAATCAGCTGACCAACGAACGGGTCGGTCATGATCTTGAACGCCAGCGCCGAGAACTTCTCGTTGTCGTCAGCCTTGCGCTCGAGCTTCTTCTCGTCGTCGCTTTCGTCCACGCCCTTGACCGGCGGAATATCAACCGGCGACGGCAGGAAGTCGATCACGGCGTCGAGCATACGCTGCACGCCCTTGTTCTTGAACGCGGTGCCGCACAGCATCGGCTGGATTTCGCAGGCGATGGTACGGTCACGCAGCGCCTTCACGATCTCGGCGCGGGTCAGCTCTTCGCCGCCCAGGTACTTTTCCATCAGCTCTTCGCTGGCTTCGGCGGCGGACTCAACCATCTTCTCGCGCCATTCGTCAGCGGTAGCTTGCAGTTCGGCCGGGATGTCCTGGTACTCGAACTTCACGCCCTGGCTGGCTTCGTCCCAGACGATCGCCTTCATTTCCAGCAGGTCGACAACGCCCTGGAAGCCGTCTTCAGCGCCGATCGGCACCACGACGGGCACCGGGTTGGCCTTCAGGCGGGTCTTCAGCTGGTCGTAGACCTTGAAGAAGTTCGCGCCGGTACGGTCCATCTTGTTGACGAACGCCAGACGCGGCACGCCGTACTTGTTGGCCTGACGCCAGACGGTTTCCGACTGGGGCTGCACGCCACCCACTGCGCAGTAGACCATGCAGGCGCCATCCAGCACGCGCATGGAGCGCTCCACCTCGATGGTGAAGTCCACGTGGCCCGGGGTGTCGATGATGTTGAAGCGGTGCTCGGGGTAGTTGCCGCCCATGCCCTTCCAGAAGGCGGTGGTCGCAGCAGACGTGATGGTGATGCCGCGCTCCTGCTCCTGCTCCATCCAGTCCATGGTGGCCGCGCCATCATGCACTTCACCGATCTTGTGGTTCACACCGGTGTAGAACAGGATCCGCTCGGTCGTGGTGGTTTTACCCGCGTCAATGTGAGCCGAAATACCGATGTTACGGTAGCGCTCAATAGGAGTCTTACGAGCCACTTTAATCCTCTATTCGTCCATGAGGCGCAGAAATCTCATGGTCTGCGCCCTTAACACAAACGGGCGAGATGTGTAAAAACACAGC is part of the Cupriavidus metallidurans CH34 genome and harbors:
- the rplP gene encoding 50S ribosomal protein L16 — translated: MLQPKRRKYRKEQKGRNTGKATRGNAVSFGEFGLKAMGRGRLTARQIESARRAMTRHIKRGGRIWIRIFPDKPISKKPAEVRMGNGKGNPEYYVAEIQPGKMLYEMDGVSEELAREAFRLAAAKLPIATNFVVRQVGT
- the rpsC gene encoding 30S ribosomal protein S3, with translation MGQKIHPTGFRLAVSRNWASRWYANNTKFAGMLKEDIEVREFLKKKLKNASVGRVVIERPARNARITIYSSRPGVVIGKKGEDIELLKAELQRRMGVPVHVNIEEIRKPETDAQLIADSITQQLERRIMFRRAMKRAMQNAMRLGAQGIKIMSSGRLNGIEIARTEWYREGRVPLHTLRADIDYGFSEAETTYGIIGVKVWVYKGDHLGRNDAPVVEEPQEDRRRRPGRPEGRRREGEGRPAGNRRGGAGAGRRAAPGADAKSGE
- the rplV gene encoding 50S ribosomal protein L22, which encodes MEVKAIHRGARISAQKTRLVADQIRGLPIERALNILAFSPKKAAGIVKKVVESAIANAEHNEGADIDELKVKSIFVDKATSLKRFTARAKGRGNRIEKQTCHITVTLGN
- the rpsS gene encoding 30S ribosomal protein S19, producing the protein MTRSAKKGPFCDGHLLKKVEAAVGGKDKKPIKTWSRRSTILPDFIGLTIAVHNGRQHVPVYVTENMVGHKLGEFAITRTFKGHAADKKAKR
- the rplB gene encoding 50S ribosomal protein L2, coding for MALVKTKPTSPGRRSMVKVVNKDLHKGAPHAPLLEKQFQKSGRNNNGHITTRHKGGGHKHHYRVVDFKRNDKDGIAAKVERLEYDPNRSANIALVLFADGERRYIIATKGMVAGQALMNGSEAPIKAGNNLPIRNIPVGTTINNVEILPGKGAQVARAAGGSAVLLAREGLYAQVRLRSGEVRRVHIECRATIGEVGNEEHSLRVIGKAGATRWRGIRPTVRGVVMNPVDHPHGGGEGKTAAGRDPVSPWGTPAKGYRTRSNKRTDSMIVQRRHKR
- the rplW gene encoding 50S ribosomal protein L23, which translates into the protein MTQVAKNDHRLMQVLLAPVVSEKATLVADKNEQVVFEVARDANKAEVKAAVELLFKVEVQSVQILNQKGKQKRFGRFMGRRNHVKKAYVSLKPGQEINFEAEAK
- the rplD gene encoding 50S ribosomal protein L4, producing the protein MELKLLQDNGQIGAGVAASAEVFGRDYNEALVHQIVVAYQANARSGNRKQKDREEVKHTTKKPWRQKGTGRARAGMSSSPLWRGGGRIFPNSPEENFSQKVNKKMFRAGMRSIYSQLAREGRINVVDGFAVDAPKTKLLADKFKAMGLDSVLIITDNLDENLYLASRNLPNVAVVEPRHADPLSLVHYKKVLVTKAAVAQIEELLK
- the rplC gene encoding 50S ribosomal protein L3, giving the protein MSLGLVGRKVGMTRIFTDDGDSIPVTVVEVGDNRVTQIKTDETDGYTAVQVTFGSRRASRVTKPLAGHLAKAGVEAGEVIKEFRIDAAKAAELQAGSSLSVDLFQVGQKIDVQGVSIGKGYAGTIKRHHFASGRATHGNSRSHNVPGSIGMAQDPGRVFPGKRMTGHLGDATRTVQNLEIAKIDAERKLLLVKGAIPGSKGGKVIVTPAVKAKA
- a CDS encoding flavin reductase family protein, which translates into the protein MDSTKIVASTPAGAPDPRALRRVCGRFATGVAIIGACAPQGRPVGLTVNSFASLSLDPPLIVWSLARHSPNAALFQSGEAFGVSILRAGHDELARRFARPQPDKFAGVPHWRCPRGVPYLDEALATLSCRVERADPLGDHLLIVGAVEDFAASDGDPLVFYGGDFVRVAA